The genomic DNA CAGGGACGCGCCCTTGACCGCGATGGGGAGGGTCGCGGAGGCGGTTTCGGCTGTGGCGGGGAGCATCGAGACGACACCCGTGGAGGTGAGGACGCTCGCACCGAGCAGGGCGGCGGCGATGTAACGGTTCTTGCGTATGCCAAGGGAGAGGCGCATGGGAGAGAGACTCTTTCGCGAGGGAACGGGGAAGCGCGGGTGCCACACAGATGGGCACAGGCGGATACGCGCTCACAGAGAGAGAGGAGTGCCGGCGATCCCGGGCACTACGCGAGGCGCGTTGGGGGGCGCCGCGTTCGAGCGCGGCAAGGAAGTCTTAGCGGGCCGATACGGATGAGGCGGGTACCAGCGGGAAGGGAGCACAGCGTCCCATGAGTGATGTCCTCTCCATCTCGTCTACCGGGTTAGCTGACGGATTCGGGCGGTGGAGTTGCCCTACCGCCGCATGGTCGCGGCGGATTCACCCCAAGAAGTGGGTCCCCGGTTCCCCTGGCCGTGGCGGCTTCCGGGATTCGACGTCGGCCGGCCGCTCCTTCTGCTGAAGGGCAGGTCGCCAACCGAACACAAATAGGACACTAGCGCCCATTCGAGGACAAAGCAAAACAAAACCCATGGCAGACCCAGAAGATCTACCTTTATCGGCCAAGAAAGCCCTATTAGCCGTCACTTGACCTTCCGACCGGCGTGTCGGATCGGCCGCGACCGTCGGAGGGACCAATGGTCGGCATCCGCCGATCAAGCCTCTGACCTGGGCATTCTTCCCGAGAATAGTCAAAGGAGGGATGATTCGACGAATATTTCCACGATCGATATGAGGACCACGGAGATCGGTGCACCGACTCCTGGGTCAACGGTTCTTTTTACCTCCTCACCGGCCCATCGATCAGCCGAATGACGCATCAGCCGGTTGATCCAGGCTTTTGAGAAGATCCACAAGCGCCGGAGGGGCCCCGTGCAAAGCCACGGTCATGGAGGTCCGCTCCCGCCCCGAGCCCCGCCACGCCCCCTCGTCCCGACCCCGCTGCGTCCCCCTCGGCTCGACCCCGCCACACTCCCTCGTCCCGGCCATGCCACGCCCCCTCGCCTCGGCCCCGCCGCAGCCCGGTTCCCGCCGTGGCCCCGTCCGGCGCCCTGGACCCCTGCCGAGTCCGCGGACCCCGCACGGTCTCCCTCGCCCGACACCCGGAACGGCCCTCAGGACACCGCGTGGGCGGTCAGTCCCACCAGAACGACCAGGCGTTCCTGCCTCTGATCTGCTCCGCGTAGTCGACCAGCGTCCCCGCGCTGTAGATGACGCTGTCGGGGCAGAACGTCCAGTGCTCGGCGGCGACGTGCAGGGCGTGTTCCGGGGTGACCGGAGGTGCGGCGACGCTCAGGTCCAGGGTGTTGAAGCCCATGCCGACCACCCGCACGCCGAACCTGTCCTCCCAGCTCCGCACCACGGCCGCGAGCGGGACCATCCACTCGTTGTGGTTCAGTGCGCCCTGCCAGCCCATGACGGCCAGCGCGTCCGCCCCTCGCTCCGCCGCGACCAGCCCGAGCGGGGTCCTGCGCTCGGCGACCATCCCGGCGTACCAGTCGGCGACCACCCCGGGATCGGCGGCGAGTTCGCCGGACGGAGCCGGACCGGGACACCGGGGGCCGAACGGGTCCAGCAGCTCCAGCTGATCGGCATGGACCTTCTCCGTCCAGTCGGCCCACACCTCGGCCATGAACGCGGCAGGATGGTAGTTGTCGATCTCGGCGACCGCGTCCGGAGCGATCTGCCCCGCCGACCACGGCTGGACGGAGTCCTCAAGCAGCACCGGCCACAGGCCCGAACGCCTGTGCTCGCCCCGCAGCTCGGTCCAGAGCTCACCGGCGACCGCCTCGTCGCTCAGCCAGAACGCCGGACGGTGGCCGGCCGTCGGCCCCGCGTAATCGGGATCGGGCCACACCACGTCTCCGGGCGGCAACGCGGTCGTAAGCGTGCGCCCCTCACCGCCGTCGGGGAACAGCAGGCCCAGCACCGGCGGAAGTTGCCCGCGCTCACAATCGCCCATCCCTACCGATCCGATCCTGACCACGGACCAATTTTGGCGTGTCGGCGCCCCGAGCGACAGTTAGCCCCCGAGACCAGGCGGAAATCGACGGTATCCGGCCGGACGGGTAAGGCGGTCACCTCGTCGCCGACGGCAGGGAGATCCTCAGGATCGTTTCCGGCCGGTCCCGCCTCAGGGCTCCGACGGTCTTCTGTACGGCGAGCAACCGGTTCAGATCGGCCTGGAAGATCGGTTCTGCGGCCTTGGCGAACGCCTTGACCTGTGGCACCGACCCTTTGTCGATCTCTTTCCTGGTCGCGACCAGGGCCGTGCGGTGACTGTAGATCATCCACTTGGTCCAGGCCCTGTCGAACTCCGCGCCGGACAGGGCGGCCAACTCCTTGGACTTGGCCTGCTGGCGCGCCGTGGGCTGCGTGGGCAGGGTCGCCTTCAGGCGTTGTGCGACCTGTTGGAGCCCGCTGTCGAGCTTGGTGTGGTCGGCGGCGAGAAGGGCCCCGGCCGAGCGGACCTCCTTCGACTTCCCTTTGCTCTGCGCGGACCTGCCCGCGGCGATCTCGGCGAGGTTGCTCTGGTGCGCCTGGATCAGGTATTTCATGTCCTGCTCCGCCACCCGGTGTCCGTCCGAGGAGGTCGACGTCGGCTTCGGCGCGGGTGTCGGGGCCGTGGCCGACACCGGCGAGCCGCTCATCAACGCCAGCGCGGCGACAGAGGCCGCCGTGATCGCCGCTGGTGGAGTGGGTGGTGTCATCGCTGCCTCCTGGAACGCGTCGGGCGGATTTTCCGCCGCCACTTACGCCCTTCCCGGCCCGGAAGGTTCCATGTGGACAAAAACCCACAAGAGCCCCAAACACCTCAATCGCATTACATTACCCACCAGTCCCCCTTCCGACCCAGCAAACGGACCAGACCGGCCCGTACCCGGCTTCCGGCCCGGCAGGCGGACCAGGTCGGCCCGTGCCCGGCGCGGCGATCGCACCCGGACGGGGCGGCGGCGGTGATCCGGGCATCGCATCGGTCGAGGCGTCTCGGCACCCGGACACACGGCGGCGGTGTGGCGATCACTACTCGCCACACCGCCCCGCACCGGACTACGGCCTGCCCGGCATGTCCCCTCTACCTGGCATGTCGGATCTCCCCGGCATGTCAGGTCTGCCTGGCATATCGCCTCGGCCAGGCATATCAGATCTACCTGACATGTCGCCCCGACCAGGCATGCTGTCATGGCCTCCTGGCAGCTTGGGCATCTTCCGGGCGGCCAGCGCCATCGCCGCCAGACCGAGCAGCAGGATGACGAGGCCGGTGATGACGTTGTTCCAGATCGTCGCCCTCGTCGCCGAGCCCGTGAGCCAGGGAGCCAGGATGGTCCAGATCCCGATGATCGGCACGATCCAGCTCAGCCCGTAGGTCCGACCGTAGGCCGAAGCGAACCCCGTGGCCAGAGCGGCAAGCGCCACACCGGTGACCAGGTTGCTCACAGAGAGCCTGGACAGGCCGTTGAAGCCGACCACCCAGGGAGAGATCGCCAGGTACAGCCCCGCGAGCATGGTGAGCCCTTCGGTCACCTGGGCCGGCCTGCTGGAGCCCGCCCGCTCGTACCTCTCTCGCATCTCGATGAGATCAGGATGGTGTTCTAGGCTTGCGGGTCTGCTCATGACCCATGCCCCCTTCCGACATACGTACGGAATGGATTTATACCCATATACCCGACACAAGCCGACAAATAGTGCACAGCACTATAAATCTCACCATTCCGGAGATTCTTTCCCTGCTTGGGCTACGCCTCGCGTCCTGCCGACCCGCTGCAGATCGCGGGGGCTTCTCCTCTCCCCGGTCGTCCTTCGCCTACCCCGGCGGCGAGTCGGTGCTGGGGCGAGGACGGGGTCAAAGGCGCGGACCGGACGCCCCCGGTGGGAACGTCCGCCGGCTGCCGATCTAGATTACCTCCGTGATCGAACACCGGTTTGAAGTCATCTGCGAGGTCGAGCCGCCGACCCGGCCCGACCTGAAGCACGTCCGGCACCAGATCGGAACACTGGCCAAGGTCTCCGACGCCTTCCTGATCCCCGACAACCACATCGGCCGGGCCACCGTCTCCAGCGTCGCCGTGGCACACGAGGTCGAGGCGATGGGAGGCCGGAGCATCGCCTGTCTCAACTCCCGCGACCGCAACCTGCTGGGCTTCCGCCGAGACCTGCTGACCGCCGCCGCCTACGGGGTCGACCAGTTCCTGTTCGTCTACGGCGACAAACCCACCTCCGGTGGGCGGACCGGCGAACTGAACGTGCGTGCGATGATCGAGGAGGTCCGCGCCACCGCGCGGGATGCCGCGTTCGCCGGGACCCGGCCGTTCCGGGTCGGCACGGCGGCGGCTCTGCGTCCGCTGCCCACCTGGAAACGGGCGGCGGACTTCGTCTTCGTCCAGGTCAGCTTCTCCACGGAGGCCCTGCTGCGGTGGCGTGAGGCCACCCCGCTGGACGCGCCGGTGTACGCCGGGGTGATGGTCCTCGCCAGCGAGGCCCACGCCCGCCGACTCGCCGCGGCCATCCCGGACATCGACATCCCCCGGGACCTGGTGGAAAAGGTGCGCGGAGACCGGAACGCCGGGGTCGAGGCCGCCTGCGAGCAGGTGCTGCGGATCAAGGAGTCCGGGGCCTTCGCCGGGGTCCACCTCATCCCGGTGGCCCGTTACCGCGAGGTGGCGGCGCGGCTGGAGTCCATGCTCGGCTGACCGGGCGGGCGAAGCGTCATTGGCCGTTTTGTTGCCGCTCAGGCCTCTGATACGTCGGCATTGAGCCGGACCCCGAGGGCGGCGAACAGCTCCAACTGGTCGAAGTAGAACTGGTGGGTGACGATGAGGTCACCGTCCATGTTGGTCGTGCTGCACCCGCGCACCGTGATGCCTCGGCCGGTCGCATCGAGTGTGCCGCCGCCGGGCACGAGGAAAGGGCCAAGGTGGGTGCCGGTCAGCGTCCATTCGAGCATTGTCACGCCACCAGTGGTGATCTTTCTCCAGAGCGTGGCACGTACGTCCGGAAAGCCGTCGAACAGGTGCTCGTAGTAGGCGGCGATCTGCTCGTGGCCCTCGGCGATGCCTCCTGGGGCCACGAAGACGGCCTGCGGGCTGTAGAACCGTACTATCTCTTCCAATGTGTGATCGTTGATGGCGTCGGTCAGCGCATCACCAGTCTGGCTGCCCTCTGACATCGCCCCTCCTTTGTCCAGATATTCAGATATTCAGATAAGGGCGACGCTATCGAATCACCGGCGCTGACCTCGGCATCCGGCCGACAGACACGCTCATCCGTTCGGGCTGTCGGCTCAGTGGGACCGCTCGAATGCCGACCAGGAGACAGGTCCGGCTCCGGCGGCCGGGCGAGCCGGTCGGAGTCAGCGAAACGCCCGCCGGCTGTGCGCGAGCAGCTCGCGCACCGCGGGGCCGTACGTGCTCTTCCAGACCAGGGCGAGCAGGGCGGGTGTTTCGACGTCGTCGATGACGCGGGCGGTGAGCCGGTCACGGTGGCTCGCGGCCATCGAGTCGCTGAGGACGGCGACGGCGAGCCCGCGGGCGGCGAGGTCGGCGACGGCATCCGCGGCGCTGGCCTGAAACGCGATCACCGGTTGCAGGCCCTGGGCCGCGCAGGCCTGGTCGAACACCGTGCGCAGGCCGGTGCCGGGCGGCATGCACACGATCGGGTAGGCCACCAGGTCACGCAGGGTGACCCGGGGCCGCTCCGCCAGGGGGTGCCCGGCCGGGACCGCCGCGACGAGCCGTTCGCTGATGATCGTCAGTGCGCCCAGCCCTGCGGGGGTGGCGGTCGCGGTCCCGATGAGCGCCAGGTCGATCGTGCCGCCGCGCACCCCTTCGACGAGCCGGTCGGAGTTGTCCTCCACCAGTGAGATCTCCACACCGGGATGGGCCCGGTGGAACGCGGCCAGGGCGTCGAACAGCGGTGTGACGGTGCAGCCGATGACCATCCCGACGGTGAGCCGGCCCCGGATCAGGTCGGTCACCTCGCCCACCGCCTGGCTGACCGCTCCGGCGGCGGCGAGCGCGGCGCGGGCGTGTTCGAGCGCGGCCTTTCCCGCGACGGTGAGGGTGGCGGCGCGCGCCGACCGGTCGAACAGCTCGGCACCGAGCTCGCGTTCCAGCTGGCGGATCTGGGCGCTGACGCCGGACTGGCTGATGTGCACCCGCTCGGCCGCCCGGGTGAAGTTCTGCTCCTCGGCCACCGCGACGAAGTATTCCAGCTGCCTCAGGTCCATGACTGGAAATTCTAGCTCCTATCAGATCCATCTGTTGGACTTCTGAATGATGGTCGGCCACGCTGGAACGCATCGAAGCCCGACGACCGGAGGAATCCATGCCGGAGTACGAGAAGGCCATGCGGCCCGAAGACATCACCCGCCTGTTCGTCGAACGGTCCAACGCCGGCGACGCGGCCGGCGTCGCCGCCCTCTACGAGCAGGACGCGGTGCTGGCCTACCCGCCGGGTGGCCAGACGGTGGGCCGGGAGGCGATCCGCGTGCTCTGGGAGAAGGTGCTGGCCAACCGTCCCCGCTTCGAGCAGGAACAACCGCTGCCCACGCTGGTGAGCGGCGACATCGCCCTCACCTCGACCCCGCCCAAGGACGGGACCGGTGCCCGCGCGCAGGTCGTCCGGCGCCAGCCCGACGGAAGCTGGCTCCGCCTGCTCGACCAGCCCGAGTTCGTTCCCCCCGCCCCCTGAACCGTCCGCGACCGCCGCGATCGGCCGCCGCCGGCGGCGGTCCGCCTGCACACCTCCATGCCGCTCGGGCAGCCCGTCGCAACCGGCCGGCGCGGCACCACTCACCTGTCGACGCGGCGATGCCGCCGGCAGCCGATACCAGGAGCACGACTTTGGCGACCTTCGTTTTCATTCCCGGCATGTGCCACGGTGGCTGGACCTACGAGCCGCTCACCGAACAGCTCCGGGCCCACGGTCACCGGGTGTACCCGCTGACGTTGACCGGGCTCAGCGAGCGCGGCCATCTGCTGAACGCGGGAGTGAACCTCGAAACGCATGTCCAGGATGTGGTCGGTGTGCTGGTGGCCGAAGAGATCGAGGACGCGGTGCTGGTCGGCCACAGCTACGGGGGGATGGTGATCACCGGGACCGCGGACCGGGTGCCGGAACGGGTGGCCTCCCTGGTCTACCTGGACTCCGTCGTGCCGCAGCACGGCGACTCCTTCTGGACCCTGGTCTCCGACCAGGAACGGAAATGGTTCATGGACGTGACGGAGACCGGCCATTCGGTGCGGCCGCTGCCGTTCTTCGACTCCCGTGCCACGCCCCATCCGCTCGCCTCGCTGCTCCAGCCGATCCGGCTCACCGGCGACCTCGCGAGGTTCCGGAGCAGGGACTACGTGTACGCGGCGGGGTGGGACGGCGAGTCGCCGTTCACCTCCATCTACCAGCGGTTGCGCGACGACCCGCAGTGGACGGCACACGCACTGGACAGCAGGCACAACCTCATGCGGGACGCGCCGGACGACCTGCTGAAGATCCTCCTTGGGATCGTCCAACCCGGCTGACACCGCCCCGGTGGACCGCGGTGCTCAACTCTCGCGCAGGGTGTAGCGGCCCGGCGTGCAGCCGTACTCCTTCGTGAAGGCCGTGATGAACGCCGACGGGCTGGAGTACCCGACACGGCGGGCCACCTCGGCCACCGGCTGGGTCTCCAGCAGCACCCTGGACGTGCTGAGCCGCAGCTTGGTCCGCAGCCGTGAGTACGGCATGCCGAACTCCCGCTCGAAGTCGCGTTGCAGCGTCTTGACGCTGACGTGCAGGCGCTCGGCCCACTCGTCGAGGCGGGCCGCGTCACCGGGATCGTGCGAGAGCTCACGCGCCACGGTCAGCGCGACCCCGGTCCCGGTGGCGTGATGGCCGACGAACTCGGCGGTCGTCGCCCCCAGCCCCGCCATGATGCGGCCGCGGGCGGCCAGCGCCTCGGACTCCTCCTGGGCGGGGCGCGCGATGGCCTGGATCAGCCGCGCCGCCTCCTGGTCGACCGAGACCGCACCGGCCCGCAGCCCGCCGAGGGCCGAGGGCACCTCGCGCAGGCAGAGCCGGTAAACGGTCTGCCGGTCGGCCGCGCGCACCTCGTGGGTGACCGCGCGGTGCACCCAGAACGCCTCCCGGTGGCCCACGAACTGCGTCCGCGCGCCGTACCTGATCGACAGCATCCCGTCGGGAGACCAGTAGAGCTGGTGCAGGAAGTCCTGGCGGCTCTCGCCGAACTCCAGCACGGCCGCCGAACGATACTTGAGCGCGAGGATGCCGTCGGGGCGGCCGAGCCCGTAGCCGTACTCCTCGCACCAGACCGGATCCGACCCGGTGGGCTCGGTGACCGTCACGGATTGGCGTCTCGGCGACATCAGATGGCCTCCCAGCAGCATCAGAAGAAACTTTGGTAAGGGTAACCTAAGTTTGTCTCGTCCCTGCTGGAGGAACACTTCTCATGCACAACGCCCAGCTCCGGCACGCCGCCGGAGCCATAGTCCTCGCGCTCGCCCTGGTGACCGGCTGCGGCGCGGCCGCGTCCGACGAGCCGCCGGCCCAGGCCGCCGCGACCCGCGTCTTCGCCGCGGACAACGGCCAGGTCACCATCCCCGCCGACCCCAAGCGGGTGGTCGCCACAGGGTATGCGGTGCCCGTGCTCATCGAGGCCGACGCCGCGCTGGTCGGCATCTCCACGTGGAAGCGCGGGCTGCCGCTGATGGCGGAGGAGGACCGGGCGACGTACGACCGCCTGGAGAAGGTCGCGGGCGAAGCGGCGGCGGAGACCAATTACGAGGCCATCGCCAAGGTCAAGCCGGACCTCATCGTCATCGGGGTCCCGCAGCCGGTCCTGGCCGACGTCGACATGGAGCGGCTGAAGTCCATCGCGCCCGTCGTCGCGATCGGCCCGACCATACCGTCCGCATGGCGCGAGCTCTCGCAGCGCCAGTCCGACGCCGCGGGCCGGGCCACGAGTTTCGGCCAGGCCAAGGCCGTGTACGAGAAGAAGGCCGCCGAACTGGCCACCAAGTACGAGGACGCGCTGGCGGGTACGGAGTTCGGCCACGTCGGCGCGTACGGAGAGATGGCGAAGGGCACGTTCCAGCGCGAGTTCGCCGGTGCCTGGGGCACCAACATCGCCCAGGACGTGGGCATCACCTACTACGGACAGGTCAAGGAGAAGGGCGGGGGCGGCCGCGACGTGTCGGAGTACCCCTCGATCGAGGAGCTGTCCCAGAGCCTCGGCCAGGCGGACGCGATCACGTACTCCGTGCAGCCCGACGGCACGCCGAACGAGGCCGTCGCGTACGTGCTCGACTCCAAACTGTGGAAGAGCCTCCCCGCGGTCAAGGCGGGCAAGGTGTTCCCGATCCGCTACACGGAGGCGGCCACGTACGAATCCGCGCTCAAGACACTGGACGCCGTCGACCAGGCGCTCGCGCCGCTGCTCGGCTCATGAGCGGCGAGCGCCACGACCCGCGCGGCCGGGTCGCCGCCCACCACGCCACCGGAACCGGCATGGCCCGCATCGGCTACCCGATCGGCGTCCGCACCGTCCCGGTCGCCGCGCGCGAGCTGGTGACCCCGCGCATGCTCCGCCTCACCTTGGCGGGCCAGGGGCTCGACGGCTTCCACACCTACCAGGCCGACGACCACGTCAAGATCATTTTTCCCGATCCCGACGGCACGCGCCGGATCCCGGTGCCCAACGACGAGCAGATGCTCGACTGGCCCAAGCCGCTGCCCACGTCGCGGAAGTACACCGTGCGGCGCTACGACCCGGCGGCACGCGAGCTGGATCTGGACATCGTGCTGCACGAGGGCGGCGTCGCCGCGGCCTGGGCGGCCTCCGTCGCGGTCGGAGACGAGGTGACGATCGCCGGGCCGCCGGGGGCCAAGGCGTTCCCGCACACCTACGGGCACTACGTGTTCGCGGTCGACGCCACCGCGCTGCCCGCGGCGGCCCGGTGGCTGGAGGAGTCGCCGCCCGGAGTCTCCGCACACCTGGTGATCGAGACCGACGACGCCGTCGAGCACGGCTACCCGCTCGCGGACCGCGACGGCGTGGAGGTCGTCCGGCTCGTCCGCGAGGACGGACGATCTTCTCTCGCCGAGACCGTACAGGGCCTGCGACTGCCGGACGTCTCGTCGTTCCTGTTCGCGGCAGGAGAGGCGGGCGACATCAAGCCGCTGCGCTCATGGAGCACGGGGCGGCTCGACTCACTGTTCACCGGCTACTGGAAGCGTGGAGTCTCCGGGCTTGAAGATTGACCGTCCCGGGCCTGCCGCCGGGGAACCGGCTGTGGCGAGGAGGCGCCGGCCGGCCGTGCTGGTCGCGTCCGTGCTGCTGCTGTTCGTCGTGGTGGTCGCGAGCGTCTGCGTCGGCGCGCAGGCCATCGCGCCCGCCGAGGTCTGGCGGGCCCTCACCGGCGCCGCCGGCGGTGACGAGTACCTGATCGTGCGCGAAGTACGGCTGCCGCGCACCGTCCTGGGCGTCTGCGTCGGCGCCGCGCTCGGCACCGCCGGCACGCTGGTCCAGACGCTGACGCGCAACCCCCTCGCGGAGCCGGGCATTCTGGGCGTGAGCGCGGGGGCCGGCTTCGCGATCAACCTCGGCGGCCTGCTGGGCCTGGCCGGCGGGCAGGCGGCGCAACTCGCGCTGGCCTTCCTCGGCGCCGTGCTGGCCGCCGTCCTCGTCTACGCGCTCGGCTCGGCCTCGCCGCTGCAGCTGGTGCTCACCGGGGTGGCGCTCAGCGCCGTGCTCTCGGGCATCTCGCTCGGCCTGCGGCTCATGCTGCCGGACGTCTTCGACCGCTACCGGTTCTGGTCCATCGGGTCGCTGGCCGGACACGAGCAGGTCCCGCTCGCCCTGCCCGCCGCGACGATCGCCGTCGCGCTCGTCTGCGCCGCCGCGGTGACCAGGCCGCTGAACGCCCTGGTGCTGGGAGATGAGGTCGCGCAGGCGCTCGGCGGGCACGTGCTGCGTACTCGGCTGTCCGTGCTCGTGCTCGTGACCCTGCTCGCCGGGGCGGCCACCGCCGCGGCCGGGCCGATCGCGTTCCTGGGGCTCATGGTGCCGCACCTGGCCCGGCGGTCGGCCGGCGGGTCGATCCCGTGGCTGATGGCGTACACGATGGTGCTGGGCCCGGTGCTGCTGCTCGCCTCCGACATCGGGGCGCGCGTGCTGCTGCCGACCGGCGAGGTGCCCGTGGCCGTGGTGACCGCGTTCGTCGGCGCGCCCGTTCTCATCTGGGCGGTACGGCGGCGCGGGGCGGTGTCGCCGTGAGCCGTTCCTTCGTGGTGCGCGCGGGCGCGTACTCGGTCCGGGCCGGGCGCAGGACGCTCGCGGTGTCATTCGCCCTGCTGCTCGCGGCGCTGGGCCTGGCCGTGCTCGGCCTGTCCCTCGGCGGCTCGTGGTCGTCCCCGCAGGAGGTGCTGTCGGCGCTGGCCGGTCACGGCGACGCGGTCGTCGTCGTCCGGGAGTGGCGGCTGCCCCGGGTCGCCGCCGCTCTCGTGTTCGGGGCGGCACTGGGCCTGGCCGGCGCGATCTTCCAGAACCTGACGCGCAACGCACTCGGCAGCCCGGACATCGTCGGCCTCGACGCGGGCTCCTACACCGGCGCGCTGTTCGCGATCACTGTGCTGGGCGGTACATCCGCACAGCTCGCCGTGAGCTCCATCGCCGGCGGCCTGCTCACCGCCGGGGCCGTCTACGCCCTGTCGCTCAGGTCAGGACTGAGCGGACTGCGGCTGATCGTCGTCGGGATCGCCGCGAATGCCATGCTGACCGCGCTCAACTCCTGGATCGTCCTACGGGCCGAACTGGACGTGGCCCTCGCCGCGACCGGTTGGAGCGCGGGCTCGCTGAACGGCATCGACTGGGACGAACTGACCCTGCCCTTCATCGTCATCACCGCCCTGGCCCTGCTGCTCGTCACGCTCTCCCACGGTATGCACCAATCCGCGCTCGGCGACGAAGTCGCCCTCGCCTCGGGCGTGCGCCTGAACCGCCTGCGGCTGCTGCTCGTCCTGGCGGGCGTCGGCTGCACCGCCACGGTGACGGCGGTGGCGGGCCCCATCGTGTTCGTCTCCCTCGCCGCACCCCAGATCGGGCGGCTGCTGACGGGCGCGGCCGGCGTGGCCCTGGTGCCGGCCGCACTGTCGGGAGCGGTGCTTCTGCTGGCCGCCGACCTGACCGCGCAGCTCCTCCTGGCGCCGGTCGCGCTGCCGGTGGGCGTCGTGACGACGGTCATCGGCGGGTGCTACCTCATCGGCCTGCTCGTGAGGAGGACCTGGCGGAATGGGCGGGGATGAGCCAGGCTGCGGGAGAGCCCCGGCAGGATGCCGCGAAGCCGGGCCGCCGCCCGCGCACGAAAGCCGTCGTGCATCGGGGCGACGGCGGGTCACGACCTGCTCCTGCCCGGGCCGCGGCGGGTTGACGTGCGGGACGGGGCCCCGCGGGGCCCCGTCCGCAACGCGCACGTCACCGGAGAACCGATCGTGATGATCGGCTCGGCCGGTCAGTCGTCGTCCTGGCCGTCCTTCTCCTGGGCGTCGTCGGTGTCGGTGTCGGCCGCCTCGGAGGTGATCTTTCCGGTGGTCGCGTCGATGACGATCTCCCGCTCGGCCCCCTTGCCGTCGGCGACCTCGACCTCCCACGAGGCCGTGCCGCCCTCGGTCTCCAGGTCGGAGGAGACGATCCACCCTCCGCTCACCCGGGACAGCGCGGTCTGCTGCGCCTGCTCCGCCAGTACGGCGGGCTTGCGCGCGGTGCTCGTGCCGTCGCCGGTACCGGGGGTGGCGGTGGCCGTCGGGGAGACCGGGTCGGCCTCGTTCTGGTCGGCGAAGGCGACGCCGCCACCGGCCGCGAGCCCGGCGAGGGCGAGTCCGGCAAGGATGATCACTGGCTTGCGCATCAGCTGTTCTCCGTATCCGTGAGGAGCCGCGATTCCGGGGAATCCGCGATTACTCCTCGAGAGTGCCCGCCCGGGTGATAGCGAGATGCTGCAAGATTCCTAAGGAATGGTTAAGCCTGGCCGGGGCCGAGGTCGAGGATGACTTCGGCCCCTCCCGACGGCGGCGTGCGCACGTGCAGCCGGCCGTTCGCGTCCTCCGCCGTACGGCGTGCGATGTCGAGACCGAGCCCGGTGGAGGCCCCGCCGCTCGCCCCGCGGTCGACGAGTGCCGGATGAGCGAAACCGGGCCCCTGATCGGCGATCACCAGGCGGGCTCCGCCCTCGGGCCGGGCCGTCAGCTCGACG from Streptosporangium sp. NBC_01756 includes the following:
- a CDS encoding ABC transporter substrate-binding protein, whose translation is MHNAQLRHAAGAIVLALALVTGCGAAASDEPPAQAAATRVFAADNGQVTIPADPKRVVATGYAVPVLIEADAALVGISTWKRGLPLMAEEDRATYDRLEKVAGEAAAETNYEAIAKVKPDLIVIGVPQPVLADVDMERLKSIAPVVAIGPTIPSAWRELSQRQSDAAGRATSFGQAKAVYEKKAAELATKYEDALAGTEFGHVGAYGEMAKGTFQREFAGAWGTNIAQDVGITYYGQVKEKGGGGRDVSEYPSIEELSQSLGQADAITYSVQPDGTPNEAVAYVLDSKLWKSLPAVKAGKVFPIRYTEAATYESALKTLDAVDQALAPLLGS
- a CDS encoding siderophore-interacting protein, encoding MSGERHDPRGRVAAHHATGTGMARIGYPIGVRTVPVAARELVTPRMLRLTLAGQGLDGFHTYQADDHVKIIFPDPDGTRRIPVPNDEQMLDWPKPLPTSRKYTVRRYDPAARELDLDIVLHEGGVAAAWAASVAVGDEVTIAGPPGAKAFPHTYGHYVFAVDATALPAAARWLEESPPGVSAHLVIETDDAVEHGYPLADRDGVEVVRLVREDGRSSLAETVQGLRLPDVSSFLFAAGEAGDIKPLRSWSTGRLDSLFTGYWKRGVSGLED
- a CDS encoding FecCD family ABC transporter permease, whose protein sequence is MLVASVLLLFVVVVASVCVGAQAIAPAEVWRALTGAAGGDEYLIVREVRLPRTVLGVCVGAALGTAGTLVQTLTRNPLAEPGILGVSAGAGFAINLGGLLGLAGGQAAQLALAFLGAVLAAVLVYALGSASPLQLVLTGVALSAVLSGISLGLRLMLPDVFDRYRFWSIGSLAGHEQVPLALPAATIAVALVCAAAVTRPLNALVLGDEVAQALGGHVLRTRLSVLVLVTLLAGAATAAAGPIAFLGLMVPHLARRSAGGSIPWLMAYTMVLGPVLLLASDIGARVLLPTGEVPVAVVTAFVGAPVLIWAVRRRGAVSP
- a CDS encoding FecCD family ABC transporter permease, whose product is MSRSFVVRAGAYSVRAGRRTLAVSFALLLAALGLAVLGLSLGGSWSSPQEVLSALAGHGDAVVVVREWRLPRVAAALVFGAALGLAGAIFQNLTRNALGSPDIVGLDAGSYTGALFAITVLGGTSAQLAVSSIAGGLLTAGAVYALSLRSGLSGLRLIVVGIAANAMLTALNSWIVLRAELDVALAATGWSAGSLNGIDWDELTLPFIVITALALLLVTLSHGMHQSALGDEVALASGVRLNRLRLLLVLAGVGCTATVTAVAGPIVFVSLAAPQIGRLLTGAAGVALVPAALSGAVLLLAADLTAQLLLAPVALPVGVVTTVIGGCYLIGLLVRRTWRNGRG
- a CDS encoding PepSY domain-containing protein, which codes for MRKPVIILAGLALAGLAAGGGVAFADQNEADPVSPTATATPGTGDGTSTARKPAVLAEQAQQTALSRVSGGWIVSSDLETEGGTASWEVEVADGKGAEREIVIDATTGKITSEAADTDTDDAQEKDGQDDD